GAAATTGCAGTACCGCAATCAGACGCCGGGTCTGAGCCCCGTCATAGGGATAGACATCGCCGACGATCTCGTAGCCTTCAGCCCGCAACGCCCGCACATGGTTGATCAGGCTGCTGGCCTGGCCCTTGTTGCGAAGTCCGACAGATTTTATATGCCCAAGCTTGGCCGGCACACCGGCCGCGATGCCAATTTCAGCGGTCTCCAGTTCAGACTTCAGGAATTCATTGACCGGATCCCGGGAATGGGAATCAAACACGCCATCGAACGGTTGGATGGCCCGGGCCAGTGCGACAATTTCCTCGGGCGCACTGAACATGCCCGGGTCATACATGAGACCTGCCGAAAGACCGACACAACCAAGCCTCATGCCGGCTTCGACTTCCGCCTTCATCTGTGCAAGCTCGGCTTCGGTCGCCACAGGTTTGGCCCCGGGCATAATATCGTTGCGTACGCCATTATGGCCGATGTAACAGAAATAATTCTGCGTCGTGCCTTTGGTCGCAAGCGCCGCCTTGACCCGTTTTAATCTCTGAATTCCGAGTGCACCATCGGCCCCGATCACCGCCGTGGTGATGCCCTGCGCGAGGTTCTGTTCGACCAGAAACTTGCCGTCTACACCAACCACGGATTCAAGGATATGCGAATGGGGGTCAATGAATCCTGGCGTCACGGCCAGGCCTTTGGCATCAATCGTTCGTCTGGCTTTCAGATCCTGACGCGGGCCCACATAAGCGATGCGATCACCGCGCACAGCGACGGACTGTTGCACCGGCTCCCCGCCAAGGCCGTCATAAACGAGCCCACCCCGGATCACCAGGTCATAGTCTTGTTCCCCAGCCCGAGCCCCGACAAAGACAAGGCTTGAGCAAACCATGGACATGACCAAACCCAGCGCCAGATTTTTGCGCCCAGATATTCTCATCAGATCCCCCTATCCCCATAAAACGCGTGGCACCGGCATCATATAGCCACTGTCATAGTCAATGGCATGCTCCCAATCCGTGGATTGAAGCAACGGTCCATCGAGATCTACAAAACCACAAAGCTGCGCAATGATCGCGCCGGGTGCCATGGCCAACGAACTGCCGGCCATGCAGCCGACCATCAAT
This DNA window, taken from Govania unica, encodes the following:
- a CDS encoding N-acyl-D-amino-acid deacylase family protein, with product MRISGRKNLALGLVMSMVCSSLVFVGARAGEQDYDLVIRGGLVYDGLGGEPVQQSVAVRGDRIAYVGPRQDLKARRTIDAKGLAVTPGFIDPHSHILESVVGVDGKFLVEQNLAQGITTAVIGADGALGIQRLKRVKAALATKGTTQNYFCYIGHNGVRNDIMPGAKPVATEAELAQMKAEVEAGMRLGCVGLSAGLMYDPGMFSAPEEIVALARAIQPFDGVFDSHSRDPVNEFLKSELETAEIGIAAGVPAKLGHIKSVGLRNKGQASSLINHVRALRAEGYEIVGDVYPYDGAQTRRLIAVLQFPDRAPISPSEPRAALMDELRASLADPVKRAALKAATEQGVKGGFSWVKAVGYDSIRIVDAPSNPELMDSYISVMAENRGVDGFTLLTDLLLAVDSDVIVTVGAMDETDVQAFIAEPWNMISSDGSYIGKGSVYGASPHPRSSGSFARVLGHYARDLKLITLSEAVRKMTSLPADHLRLYDRGRIVPGAKADIAIFDAATIADKATYVAPQNLAVGMHYVLVNGSLVWAQNKPTGATPGTFIQRQLKKK